A genomic window from Erythrobacter sp. BLCC-B19 includes:
- the lptB gene encoding LPS export ABC transporter ATP-binding protein, with the protein MSTTTLPDAPGATVQPTGSGLEVISIAKSYDKRSVLTDISLTVAKGEVLGLLGPNGAGKTTCFYSIMGLVKPDSGRILMDGEDVTKLPMYRRAILGLGYLPQETSIFRGMTVEQNINCVLELVEPDKATRASELERLLDEFGLTRLRESPAMALSGGERRRCEIARALAAKPSIMLLDEPFAGIDPLSISDIRDLVKDLKQRGIGVLITDHNVRETLDIVDRACIIYGGQVLFAGSPQELVADENVRRLYLGESFTL; encoded by the coding sequence ATGAGCACCACCACTCTTCCAGACGCCCCGGGCGCAACGGTTCAGCCCACAGGCAGCGGGCTTGAAGTGATCTCGATTGCCAAGAGCTATGACAAGCGCTCGGTGCTGACGGATATCTCGCTGACTGTCGCCAAGGGCGAAGTTCTCGGCCTGCTGGGGCCGAACGGGGCGGGCAAGACCACTTGCTTCTATTCGATCATGGGTCTGGTGAAGCCGGATTCGGGCCGCATCCTGATGGACGGCGAGGATGTGACCAAGCTGCCGATGTATCGCCGCGCGATCCTGGGTCTTGGCTATCTCCCGCAGGAAACCAGCATCTTTCGCGGCATGACGGTGGAGCAGAACATCAACTGCGTGCTCGAACTGGTCGAGCCCGACAAGGCCACCCGCGCCAGCGAGTTGGAGCGCCTGCTCGACGAATTCGGCCTTACCCGCCTGCGCGAATCGCCCGCGATGGCGCTGTCGGGCGGGGAGCGCCGCCGCTGCGAGATTGCCCGTGCGCTCGCCGCCAAGCCTTCGATCATGCTGCTCGACGAGCCTTTCGCGGGCATCGACCCGCTCTCGATCAGCGACATCCGCGATCTGGTGAAAGACCTCAAGCAGCGCGGCATCGGGGTGCTGATCACCGATCACAACGTGCGCGAAACGCTCGACATCGTCGACCGCGCCTGCATCATCTATGGCGGACAGGTGCTGTTTGCCGGAAGCCCGCAGGAACTGGTCGCCGACGAGAATGTGCGCCGCCTTTATCTTGGCGAAAGCTTCACGCTCTAG
- the rpoN gene encoding RNA polymerase factor sigma-54 — protein sequence MALGPRLDIRQTQSLVMTPQLQQAIKLLAASNLEIETFISEALEANPLLDTGGPAEPGEPERIEIAASAGEEATADQLMLAGGGEGDAPLDLGSVDRDFDTGDGAGPSMRDAEWGAASGSGGDFDDMPDWEQLRAAEVTLAEHLEGQIGALASDPQTAFIARHIIGLLDEAGYLTIPLEEVAEDLGVDFFDAKAGLRLVQSLDPSGVGARNLAECIAIQAREADRYDPCMKALIDNLDLVARGEVERLKRLCRVDDEDFADMLRELRSYNPRPGLAFATSDAGTVVPDILVTGNAAGGWDIALNEDTLPKLIVNRGYFLELNAGATTRESQGWLKEKLADAHWLIRALDQRQKTILKTAAEIVKQQDGFFRRGVAELRPLTLREVAEQIGMHESTVSRVTSNKYLACARGTFELKYFFTSGVASADGEGASSAAIKARIKALIDAETVKNILSDQQLAEMLQKEGFDLARRTVAKYREAIGLGSSAERRRAKKLAGAS from the coding sequence ATGGCTCTCGGCCCCCGCCTCGATATCCGGCAGACGCAATCGCTGGTGATGACGCCGCAATTGCAGCAGGCGATCAAGCTGCTGGCGGCCTCCAATCTCGAAATCGAGACTTTCATATCCGAAGCGCTGGAAGCCAATCCGCTGCTCGACACCGGCGGCCCAGCTGAACCCGGAGAGCCCGAGCGGATAGAGATTGCCGCGTCTGCGGGGGAGGAGGCGACCGCCGATCAGCTGATGCTGGCAGGCGGGGGCGAGGGGGATGCGCCGCTCGACCTCGGCTCGGTCGACCGCGATTTCGACACCGGCGACGGCGCGGGGCCATCAATGCGCGATGCCGAATGGGGCGCAGCCTCCGGTTCGGGCGGTGACTTCGACGACATGCCCGACTGGGAGCAGCTGCGCGCTGCCGAAGTCACGCTGGCCGAGCATCTCGAAGGCCAGATCGGCGCACTCGCCAGCGATCCGCAAACCGCCTTCATCGCGCGCCACATCATCGGCCTGCTCGACGAGGCGGGGTATCTCACGATCCCGCTGGAGGAAGTGGCAGAAGATCTCGGGGTCGATTTCTTTGACGCAAAGGCGGGGTTGCGCCTGGTGCAGTCGCTCGACCCTTCGGGCGTCGGCGCTCGCAACCTTGCCGAGTGCATCGCGATCCAGGCGCGCGAGGCGGATCGCTACGACCCTTGCATGAAGGCGCTGATCGACAACCTCGATCTGGTGGCGCGCGGCGAGGTGGAGCGATTGAAGCGCCTGTGCCGGGTGGATGACGAGGATTTCGCCGACATGCTGCGCGAGCTGCGCAGCTACAACCCGCGCCCCGGGCTTGCTTTCGCAACCTCGGATGCAGGCACGGTCGTGCCCGACATCCTCGTCACCGGCAATGCGGCTGGCGGGTGGGACATTGCCCTGAACGAGGACACGCTGCCCAAGCTGATCGTCAATCGCGGCTATTTCCTCGAACTCAACGCCGGGGCGACCACCCGCGAATCGCAGGGTTGGCTCAAGGAGAAGCTGGCCGATGCGCACTGGCTGATCCGCGCGCTCGACCAGCGCCAGAAAACCATCCTCAAGACTGCCGCCGAGATCGTGAAGCAGCAGGACGGTTTCTTCCGCCGCGGCGTTGCCGAACTGCGCCCGCTCACCTTGCGCGAGGTGGCCGAGCAGATCGGGATGCACGAAAGCACCGTCTCGCGCGTCACCAGCAACAAGTACCTCGCCTGCGCGCGCGGGACGTTCGAGCTGAAATATTTCTTCACCAGCGGGGTCGCATCTGCCGATGGCGAGGGCGCATCGAGCGCCGCGATCAAGGCCAGGATCAAGGCGCTGATCGATGCCGAGACGGTGAAGAATATCCTCTCCGACCAGCAACTTGCCGAAATGCTGCAGAAGGAAGGCTTCGACCTCGCCCGCCGCACCGTTGCCAAATACCGCGAGGCAATCGGGCTGGGGTCGAGCGCCGAGCGGCGCAGGGCGAAGAAGCTCGCGGGCGCATCCTAG
- the hisS gene encoding histidine--tRNA ligase → MSKKTPQAIRGTQDIFGADAEAFAFVVETFERVRRLYRFRRVEMPVFEKTEVFARSLGETTDVVSKEMYSFEDRGGESLTLRPEFTAGIARAFLTNGWQQFAPLKVATHGPLFRYERPQKGRYRQFHQIDAEVIGAGEPQADVELLAMADQILRELGINDVTLHLNTLGDAASREAWRAALIDYFRAVKDQLSEESQERLEKNPLRILDSKDPRDKPFVADAPRIDAFLSEEASAFFAAVTSGLDAAGVKWVRAESLVRGLDYYRHTAFEFIPDEGSASAAALGSQSTVLGGGRYDGLMESLGGAPTPAVGWAAGIERLAMLVGAREEAKADAVVVVENEDRLTDAITLMGRLRAAGFSAELVASGSPRKRFDKAKKLPSHALVSFAVGDVGAPMRIMGDGGERHTAVESFILSAQ, encoded by the coding sequence ATGAGCAAGAAAACACCGCAGGCCATTCGCGGCACCCAGGACATCTTCGGCGCCGATGCCGAGGCCTTCGCCTTCGTGGTCGAAACCTTCGAGCGCGTGCGGCGGCTCTATCGCTTCCGCCGGGTGGAAATGCCGGTGTTCGAAAAGACCGAGGTGTTCGCGCGCAGCCTCGGCGAGACGACCGATGTGGTGTCGAAGGAGATGTATTCCTTCGAGGATCGCGGCGGCGAATCGCTGACCCTGCGGCCCGAATTCACCGCCGGGATCGCGCGGGCCTTCCTCACCAACGGCTGGCAGCAATTTGCGCCGCTGAAGGTCGCGACCCACGGCCCGCTGTTCCGCTACGAGCGCCCGCAGAAGGGGCGCTACCGCCAGTTCCACCAGATCGACGCCGAAGTGATCGGCGCGGGCGAGCCGCAGGCCGATGTCGAGCTGCTGGCGATGGCGGATCAGATCTTGCGCGAGCTTGGCATCAACGATGTCACCCTGCACCTCAACACGCTGGGCGATGCGGCCAGCCGCGAGGCGTGGCGGGCGGCGCTGATCGACTATTTCCGGGCGGTGAAGGATCAGCTCTCCGAGGAATCGCAGGAGCGGCTGGAGAAGAACCCGCTGCGAATCCTCGATTCGAAAGACCCGCGCGACAAGCCGTTCGTCGCCGACGCGCCCAGGATCGACGCGTTTTTGTCGGAGGAGGCGAGCGCCTTCTTCGCCGCCGTCACCAGCGGGCTGGATGCAGCAGGGGTGAAGTGGGTTCGGGCCGAAAGCCTCGTGCGCGGCCTCGACTACTACCGCCACACGGCGTTCGAATTCATTCCCGACGAGGGCAGCGCCTCGGCAGCGGCGCTCGGCTCGCAGAGCACGGTGCTGGGCGGCGGGCGCTATGACGGGCTGATGGAAAGCCTCGGCGGCGCGCCCACGCCTGCCGTGGGCTGGGCCGCCGGGATCGAGCGGCTGGCGATGCTGGTGGGGGCGCGGGAGGAGGCGAAGGCCGATGCCGTTGTGGTGGTCGAAAATGAAGATCGTCTGACCGATGCCATTACGCTGATGGGGCGACTGAGGGCGGCCGGTTTCTCGGCAGAACTCGTTGCCTCAGGCTCGCCCCGCAAGCGGTTCGACAAGGCCAAGAAGCTGCCCTCGCACGCGCTGGTTTCCTTCGCTGTCGGCGATGTCGGGGCACCCATGCGGATCATGGGTGACGGCGGAGAACGCCACACCGCTGTCGAAAGCTTCATTCTCTCCGCGCAATAG
- the trmB gene encoding tRNA (guanine(46)-N(7))-methyltransferase TrmB: MTAFKEGDPTTIARLYGRSVGKKLRTYQQGLVDNLLPQISVPAEGAVTSEALFGDARPLHFEIGFGGGEHLAYRADLLPDHGFIGAEPFVNGVAQALTHVADQKLANIRLHHGDALEVLQRIPDGALTMLYLLHPDPWPKARHAKRRMMNDGPVRLFAQKMKPGGEFRFGTDHAVYLRHALMVMQRHTDLFEWVVEKPSDWQVRPSGWPETRYEHKARTVYGHEVWYFRFRRK; this comes from the coding sequence ATGACGGCATTCAAGGAAGGCGATCCGACCACCATTGCGCGGCTCTATGGCCGCTCGGTCGGCAAGAAGCTGCGCACCTATCAGCAGGGGTTGGTCGACAACCTCCTGCCCCAGATCAGCGTGCCTGCCGAGGGCGCGGTGACGAGCGAGGCGCTGTTCGGAGACGCGCGCCCGCTCCATTTCGAGATCGGCTTCGGCGGGGGAGAGCATCTCGCCTACCGCGCCGATCTGCTGCCCGATCACGGTTTCATCGGGGCCGAGCCCTTCGTCAATGGGGTGGCGCAGGCGCTGACCCATGTGGCCGACCAGAAGCTCGCCAATATCCGCCTGCATCATGGTGACGCCTTGGAGGTGCTCCAGCGCATTCCCGATGGCGCGCTGACGATGCTCTATCTGCTCCACCCCGATCCCTGGCCCAAGGCCCGCCATGCCAAGCGGCGGATGATGAACGACGGCCCGGTGCGATTGTTCGCGCAGAAAATGAAGCCCGGCGGCGAATTCCGCTTCGGCACCGATCATGCGGTCTATCTGCGCCACGCGCTGATGGTGATGCAGCGCCACACCGACCTGTTCGAATGGGTGGTGGAGAAGCCGTCCGACTGGCAGGTCCGCCCCTCCGGCTGGCCCGAGACGCGCTACGAACACAAGGCGCGCACGGTCTATGGGCACGAGGTGTGGTATTTCCGGTTCCGGCGGAAATGA
- a CDS encoding DUF2141 domain-containing protein, producing MRAAAALGGAAAMLAAAAPAQAADVVITVTDIRSTKGVVRACMTARADVFPKCNKDPNAYRVVVPAAKKVEIRFTGVKPGQYAIALLHDENDNGKADRAMGMMPKEGYGFSRDAPVNMAPPKFKDAVLAIGESLSRLTIKMRYFL from the coding sequence GTGAGGGCGGCGGCTGCGCTGGGCGGTGCTGCGGCGATGCTGGCGGCGGCGGCTCCGGCGCAGGCGGCGGATGTGGTGATTACGGTGACCGACATCCGTTCGACCAAAGGCGTGGTGCGCGCCTGCATGACGGCGCGGGCCGACGTCTTTCCCAAGTGCAATAAGGACCCCAACGCCTATCGCGTGGTGGTTCCGGCGGCCAAGAAAGTGGAAATCCGCTTCACCGGGGTGAAACCGGGCCAATATGCCATCGCGCTGCTGCATGATGAGAACGACAACGGCAAGGCCGACCGCGCAATGGGGATGATGCCCAAGGAAGGCTACGGCTTTTCGCGCGATGCGCCGGTCAACATGGCCCCGCCCAAGTTCAAGGACGCAGTGCTGGCCATCGGCGAAAGCCTCAGCCGGCTTACCATCAAGATGCGGTATTTCCTGTAA
- a CDS encoding response regulator transcription factor, which translates to MSTPSADCPDALRTALNEKELEILRLLAGGHTVKSIATGLGRSEASINERLREARRKTGVGSSRELARLLAEQKIWDRKTDLSDDPAFEEAPSVPRRKGFEWTKGRIAMAIMLPAAALSLALAAGSAALPDTAQNAEPAQTAQAASPLAGKWSLDVARLPENERPESVTITFTPQADGRMHTLVWITNRDGGTIKSESTAATDGVPVPVGGNFAEIDSVALRQPAPDTLVMTLAKGGERFSTRVYTVAKDGRSMTETIVWANGEMPEPKALVFRRVG; encoded by the coding sequence ATGTCCACCCCGTCTGCCGACTGCCCCGATGCGCTGCGCACTGCCCTCAATGAAAAGGAGCTGGAAATCCTGCGCCTGCTGGCAGGTGGGCACACGGTAAAGTCGATTGCAACAGGGCTGGGCCGCTCCGAGGCCTCGATCAACGAGCGCCTGCGCGAAGCACGGCGCAAGACCGGCGTGGGCAGCAGCCGCGAGCTGGCCCGGCTTCTGGCAGAACAGAAAATCTGGGACAGGAAAACTGATCTGTCCGACGATCCGGCGTTCGAGGAGGCTCCATCCGTTCCCCGCAGGAAGGGGTTCGAATGGACGAAAGGACGAATTGCCATGGCCATCATGCTCCCCGCCGCCGCCCTCAGCCTCGCGCTGGCTGCCGGCTCAGCCGCCCTCCCGGACACCGCGCAGAACGCAGAACCCGCCCAGACCGCACAGGCCGCCTCGCCGCTCGCCGGGAAATGGTCGCTCGATGTCGCGCGGCTGCCCGAGAACGAGCGCCCGGAGTCGGTGACGATCACTTTCACGCCGCAGGCCGACGGGCGGATGCACACGCTGGTGTGGATCACCAACCGCGACGGCGGGACGATCAAGTCCGAATCCACTGCCGCCACCGATGGTGTGCCTGTGCCGGTGGGAGGGAACTTCGCGGAAATTGACTCGGTCGCCCTGCGCCAGCCCGCGCCCGACACGCTGGTGATGACGCTTGCCAAGGGCGGCGAGCGGTTCTCGACCCGGGTCTACACGGTCGCGAAGGACGGCCGGAGCATGACCGAGACGATCGTTTGGGCGAATGGCGAAATGCCCGAGCCCAAGGCGCTGGTGTTCAGGCGGGTGGGCTGA
- the ctrA gene encoding response regulator transcription factor CtrA, translating into MRVLLIEDEPTTAKAIELMLTTEGFNVYSTDLGEEGLDLGKLYDYDIILLDLNLPDMHGYDVLKKLRVAKVQTPVLILSGISEMDSKIRSFGFGADDYVTKPFHREELVARIYAVVRRSKGHSQSVIRTGKLAVNLDAKTVEVDGARVHLTGKEYAMLELLSLRKGTTLTKEMFLNHLYGGMDEPELKIIDVFICKLRKKLSLACGGDNYIETVWGRGYVLRDSETEVEAA; encoded by the coding sequence ATGCGCGTTCTGCTCATCGAAGACGAACCGACCACCGCCAAGGCGATTGAGCTGATGCTCACCACCGAAGGCTTCAACGTCTATTCGACCGACCTCGGCGAAGAGGGCTTGGACCTCGGCAAGCTGTATGATTACGACATCATCCTGCTCGATTTGAACCTGCCTGATATGCATGGCTATGACGTGCTCAAGAAGCTGCGCGTCGCCAAGGTGCAGACCCCGGTGCTGATCCTGTCGGGCATTTCCGAAATGGATTCGAAGATCCGCAGCTTCGGCTTCGGCGCCGACGATTACGTCACCAAGCCGTTCCACCGCGAAGAACTGGTCGCCCGCATCTACGCCGTGGTGCGCCGTTCGAAGGGCCACTCGCAGTCGGTGATCCGCACCGGCAAGCTCGCCGTGAACCTCGATGCCAAGACGGTCGAAGTCGATGGTGCCCGCGTGCACCTGACCGGCAAGGAATATGCGATGCTCGAGCTGCTCTCGCTTCGCAAGGGCACGACGCTCACCAAGGAAATGTTCCTCAACCACCTCTACGGCGGGATGGACGAGCCCGAACTCAAGATCATCGACGTGTTCATCTGCAAGCTGCGCAAGAAGCTGTCGCTGGCCTGCGGGGGGGACAATTACATCGAGACGGTCTGGGGCCGCGGCTACGTGCTGCGCGACAGCGAGACCGAGGTCGAAGCGGCGTAA
- the ppa gene encoding inorganic diphosphatase, with protein sequence MRIDKIPTGVNPPDDLNVIIEVPTGGEPVKYEFDKESGALFVDRILHTPMRYPANYGFVPHTLSPDGDPLDALVISRSPFIPGCVVRARPIGVLNLEDEQGGDEKLVCVPVNETFPYYAEVKETTDLPSIIFQQIEHFFTHYKDLEAEKWVRVGKWGDAAEARKITIEAIERYGEGK encoded by the coding sequence ATGCGCATCGACAAGATTCCGACCGGCGTGAATCCCCCCGACGATCTCAACGTCATCATCGAAGTGCCGACTGGGGGCGAGCCGGTGAAGTATGAGTTCGACAAGGAATCGGGCGCGCTGTTCGTCGACCGCATCCTGCACACGCCGATGCGCTACCCCGCGAACTACGGCTTCGTGCCGCACACCCTCTCGCCCGATGGCGACCCGCTCGATGCGCTGGTGATCTCGCGCTCGCCCTTCATCCCGGGCTGCGTGGTGCGCGCGCGCCCCATTGGTGTGCTGAACCTCGAAGACGAGCAGGGCGGCGATGAAAAGCTGGTCTGCGTGCCGGTGAACGAGACCTTCCCGTACTATGCCGAGGTCAAGGAAACCACCGACCTGCCGAGCATCATCTTCCAGCAGATCGAGCACTTCTTCACCCACTACAAGGATCTGGAAGCCGAAAAGTGGGTGCGTGTGGGCAAGTGGGGCGATGCTGCCGAAGCGCGCAAGATCACCATCGAGGCGATCGAAAGGTATGGTGAGGGCAAGTGA
- a CDS encoding sterol desaturase family protein, with the protein MLPADTPVPLALLIVSLVVTVIVALRYLLTSGLFAYATAKLRPGLYAGKSAQIRREVRWSLLSAAIYGAPAGIVLWGWRHHGWTQMTADWGALPLWYHPLSVLIYLFVQDTCFYWSHRWMHRPKWFRLAHAVHHDSRPPTAWTAMSFHPIEAITGAIVVPVLAFIVPIHLAMLGVVLTVATVMGVTNHMGWEMFPRWLVHSALGDWLITASHHERHHEEYRCNFGLYFRVWDRWCGTDKGLSKRIVAEAGHGAAVQS; encoded by the coding sequence ATGCTGCCTGCCGACACGCCTGTCCCGCTTGCGCTGCTGATCGTCAGCCTGGTCGTCACGGTAATCGTGGCGCTGCGATACCTGCTGACGAGCGGGCTGTTCGCCTATGCCACCGCCAAGCTGCGCCCCGGGCTCTATGCCGGCAAATCCGCGCAGATCCGCCGCGAGGTGCGCTGGTCGCTGCTCTCGGCCGCGATCTATGGTGCGCCCGCCGGGATCGTGCTGTGGGGCTGGAGGCACCACGGCTGGACGCAGATGACCGCCGACTGGGGGGCGCTGCCGCTGTGGTATCACCCGCTCTCCGTGCTGATCTATCTCTTCGTGCAGGATACCTGTTTCTACTGGAGCCACCGCTGGATGCATCGGCCGAAGTGGTTTCGCCTCGCCCATGCCGTCCATCACGACAGCCGCCCGCCGACGGCATGGACGGCGATGAGCTTTCACCCGATCGAAGCGATCACGGGCGCCATCGTCGTGCCGGTGCTGGCGTTTATCGTCCCGATCCACCTTGCCATGCTGGGCGTGGTGCTGACTGTGGCGACAGTGATGGGGGTCACCAATCACATGGGGTGGGAGATGTTCCCGCGCTGGCTTGTTCACTCGGCGTTGGGGGATTGGCTGATAACGGCCAGCCATCACGAGCGCCATCACGAGGAATACAGATGCAATTTCGGGCTATATTTCCGGGTCTGGGACCGGTGGTGCGGGACGGACAAGGGGCTCTCGAAGCGGATCGTGGCCGAGGCCGGGCACGGCGCGGCGGTGCAATCGTGA
- a CDS encoding MmcB family DNA repair protein, with protein MTGAPLALPDSLPLAATDVARGIGRLFARNDIWCLPEVPLRNGRRADLMGIDAKGLIVIVEIKVARSDLLGDAKWPDYLDYCDRFYWGLPPALDRSPLESAAYRPDTCGVIVADGYDAEILRPAALAPLAAARRKTQVEHLARVAMRRHTALIDPLCAALDSHP; from the coding sequence ATGACTGGCGCTCCGCTTGCCCTGCCTGATTCGCTGCCGCTGGCCGCGACCGATGTTGCGCGTGGGATCGGGCGCTTGTTTGCCCGCAACGACATCTGGTGCCTGCCTGAAGTGCCGCTGAGGAATGGCCGCCGCGCCGATCTGATGGGGATCGATGCCAAGGGGCTGATCGTGATTGTCGAGATCAAGGTCGCGCGCAGCGATCTGCTGGGCGATGCCAAGTGGCCCGATTATCTCGACTATTGCGACCGGTTCTACTGGGGTCTGCCGCCTGCGCTCGATCGTAGCCCGCTCGAGAGTGCGGCCTACCGGCCCGACACGTGCGGAGTGATCGTGGCAGATGGCTATGATGCCGAAATCCTGCGCCCCGCCGCGCTTGCCCCGCTGGCGGCAGCGCGGCGCAAGACGCAGGTGGAGCATCTCGCGCGGGTGGCGATGCGGCGGCATACGGCGCTGATCGACCCGCTGTGCGCGGCGCTCGATTCGCACCCCTGA
- a CDS encoding S41 family peptidase — MKHFAICAAALLAAPLAAETPDWAALAAQDIEALYAETKANHPGMHDPANPAFPALLEQARSEALAYAGKATSAAGFEASLDRFSAVLNDVHAGAYATLPEGYAPTIRWPGFVAAWRGDAMYVYKSAEGGPLAGSRIESCDGTPVTDLVKTRVFGWRNGASIPGAWWASARLALIDDGNPFAALPQTCRFVFDGKAEDRTLSWSPVPDYYREWRNGSINGDLLPIGIEECAPGIHWIAMPDFQPDEAGVAAYDALFETLAAKADSLRSARAVVLDLRYNNGGSSLWSRRVAEHLWGKDAVGLRAAARSAKTQVWWRPTPGNLAEVRGFVDLLKEQGQAETAAIVAQFIPLFEKAIAKGETWFVEPDFDPPAKTDAAPPAPQLTVPVYVVVPGQCASACLDAIDTFKLFPNTILIGAPSSADSTYMEVRNPPLPSGMARGIIPMKMYVDRPRGNGVSYTPDIEMADFDWSTANFLKWIEDDLVARF, encoded by the coding sequence GTGAAGCACTTCGCCATCTGCGCCGCCGCGCTGCTTGCCGCCCCGCTTGCCGCCGAAACCCCCGATTGGGCCGCCCTCGCCGCGCAGGACATCGAGGCGCTCTATGCCGAGACCAAGGCCAATCATCCGGGAATGCACGATCCCGCCAACCCGGCCTTCCCCGCCCTGCTCGAACAGGCGCGCAGCGAGGCGCTGGCCTATGCCGGCAAGGCGACAAGCGCGGCAGGCTTCGAGGCGAGCCTCGATCGCTTCTCCGCGGTGCTCAACGATGTGCACGCGGGCGCCTATGCCACGTTGCCGGAAGGCTATGCCCCCACGATCCGCTGGCCGGGCTTTGTCGCGGCGTGGCGCGGGGATGCGATGTATGTCTACAAGTCGGCAGAGGGCGGTCCGCTGGCGGGAAGCCGGATCGAAAGCTGCGACGGCACGCCTGTCACCGATCTCGTCAAGACCCGGGTGTTCGGCTGGCGCAACGGGGCGAGCATCCCCGGCGCGTGGTGGGCCTCGGCGCGGCTGGCGCTGATCGACGACGGCAACCCCTTTGCCGCTCTGCCGCAGACCTGCCGTTTCGTGTTCGATGGCAAGGCCGAAGACCGCACCCTGAGCTGGAGCCCGGTGCCGGATTATTACCGCGAATGGCGCAACGGATCGATCAACGGCGATCTGCTCCCCATCGGAATCGAAGAATGCGCGCCCGGCATCCACTGGATCGCCATGCCCGATTTCCAGCCCGACGAAGCGGGCGTGGCGGCCTATGACGCGCTGTTCGAGACGCTCGCAGCCAAGGCCGATAGCCTGCGCAGCGCGCGGGCGGTGGTGCTGGATTTGCGCTACAACAACGGCGGATCATCGCTCTGGAGCCGCCGCGTGGCCGAGCACCTGTGGGGCAAGGACGCGGTCGGCCTGCGCGCCGCAGCCCGCTCCGCCAAGACACAGGTGTGGTGGCGGCCCACCCCCGGCAACCTTGCCGAGGTGCGCGGCTTTGTCGATCTGCTGAAGGAACAGGGTCAGGCGGAAACCGCCGCGATCGTCGCGCAATTCATCCCCCTGTTCGAGAAGGCGATTGCCAAGGGCGAGACGTGGTTTGTCGAACCTGACTTCGACCCTCCGGCCAAGACCGATGCGGCCCCGCCCGCACCGCAACTGACCGTGCCGGTCTATGTCGTCGTCCCCGGCCAGTGCGCGAGCGCGTGCCTTGATGCGATCGACACGTTCAAGCTGTTCCCGAACACGATCCTGATTGGCGCGCCCTCCAGCGCGGATTCGACCTATATGGAGGTGCGCAACCCGCCCCTGCCATCGGGCATGGCGCGCGGGATCATTCCGATGAAGATGTATGTCGACCGTCCACGCGGCAACGGGGTGTCCTACACGCCCGACATCGAAATGGCCGATTTCGACTGGTCGACGGCGAACTTCCTCAAGTGGATCGAGGACGATCTGGTGGCGCGGTTCTGA